One Nostoc sp. UHCC 0302 DNA window includes the following coding sequences:
- a CDS encoding DNA polymerase III subunit gamma/tau has translation MSYEPLHHKYRPKSFAELVGQEAIATTLTNAIRTAKIAPAYLFTGPRGTGKTSSARILAKSLNCLKSGKPTPEPCGVCDVCQGITKGYSLDVIEIDAASNTGVDNIRELIEKAQFAPVQCRYKVYVIDECHMLSTAAFNALLKTLEEPPRHVVFVLATTDPQRVLPTIISRCQRFDFRRIQLEAMVKHLSAIASKENIDVSPDAVTLIAQIAQGGLRDAESLLDQLALLSGEVTPNRVWDLVGTVSEQDLLALLEAIAQDNPEAVLDCTRKILDRGREPLTILQNLAAFYRDLLIAKTAPRRHDLIACTPQTCIALVEFAQNLDMSTILAGQKHLREAEVQIKNTTQPRLWLEVTLLGLLPSATNIQIKAPSISARVNTPAISSKHPPAVVQNHAISSVPQENSQTNHNSASSNHHQAVPQNQPLTSSSPIEPQTNQNSAANSVPPVTPEPVSVSSPPAVIEPVTSEIVEEAQQDLTQIWQQVLANLQPISRRELLRQMCHLIEFDGAVACIAIKQAWYEKVKSDQPIIRAAFQQTFQREIKVNLEKETASTSNYSRKNPPPKDSTRVQQPPAVSYDRQTTPPASVPQPATPAVPTPVPLKTESAARNGNGLNGNGVQTLPPLPTRTPATDWEPDEVAIAAQRLAEFFNGQVIRFTEDPTELSDSMTTPDWVEESEDDE, from the coding sequence ATGTCTTACGAACCCCTGCATCACAAGTATCGCCCAAAAAGTTTTGCTGAACTAGTGGGTCAAGAGGCGATCGCCACCACCCTCACGAACGCGATCCGCACAGCGAAAATCGCCCCTGCTTATTTGTTCACTGGGCCAAGAGGTACAGGGAAAACTTCTAGCGCCCGTATTCTCGCTAAATCTCTTAATTGTCTCAAAAGTGGTAAACCAACACCTGAACCCTGTGGTGTGTGTGATGTTTGTCAGGGAATAACCAAAGGCTACTCTCTAGATGTAATTGAAATCGACGCCGCTAGCAACACTGGTGTCGATAATATCCGTGAGCTAATTGAAAAGGCGCAGTTTGCTCCTGTACAGTGCCGCTACAAGGTTTATGTGATTGACGAGTGTCATATGCTCAGTACAGCAGCGTTCAATGCGCTACTGAAGACACTAGAAGAACCGCCGAGACACGTGGTTTTCGTGTTGGCAACAACTGATCCGCAGCGAGTATTGCCAACGATTATTTCCCGTTGTCAGCGGTTTGATTTTAGACGCATTCAGTTAGAAGCGATGGTAAAGCATTTAAGTGCGATCGCCTCTAAAGAAAACATTGATGTTTCTCCTGATGCTGTCACCTTAATAGCCCAAATTGCTCAGGGCGGATTGCGAGATGCGGAAAGTTTGCTCGACCAATTAGCTTTGTTATCAGGTGAAGTCACACCAAACCGAGTTTGGGATTTAGTTGGTACAGTCAGCGAACAGGATTTATTAGCGCTTTTAGAAGCGATCGCTCAAGATAACCCAGAAGCCGTTCTAGATTGCACCCGTAAAATTTTAGATCGTGGACGGGAACCGCTAACTATTCTCCAAAATCTTGCCGCATTTTACCGTGATTTACTAATTGCTAAAACTGCACCTAGACGTCACGATTTAATTGCTTGTACTCCACAAACTTGCATTGCCTTGGTTGAGTTTGCCCAAAATTTGGACATGAGTACAATTTTGGCTGGACAGAAACACTTGCGCGAAGCTGAAGTGCAAATTAAAAACACCACTCAGCCACGTTTGTGGTTGGAGGTAACATTACTCGGATTGTTACCAAGTGCGACAAATATTCAAATAAAAGCCCCAAGTATCTCAGCACGAGTTAATACACCTGCTATATCTTCAAAGCATCCTCCAGCAGTTGTCCAAAATCACGCAATCTCTTCTGTACCTCAAGAGAATTCACAAACAAACCACAATTCTGCATCTTCAAACCATCATCAGGCAGTTCCTCAAAATCAACCCCTCACATCATCTTCCCCAATTGAACCACAAACAAATCAAAATTCTGCTGCTAACTCAGTTCCACCAGTAACCCCAGAACCTGTATCTGTTTCTTCGCCACCTGCGGTAATTGAACCAGTAACCTCAGAAATTGTTGAGGAAGCACAACAGGACTTAACTCAGATTTGGCAACAGGTGCTTGCTAACCTCCAGCCAATCTCAAGACGAGAACTGCTACGTCAAATGTGCCATCTCATCGAATTTGATGGTGCTGTAGCTTGTATTGCTATCAAACAAGCATGGTATGAAAAAGTTAAATCTGATCAACCAATAATTAGGGCGGCATTTCAGCAGACTTTCCAACGAGAAATCAAGGTAAATCTAGAAAAAGAAACTGCTTCAACCTCTAATTACTCTAGAAAAAATCCTCCACCAAAAGATTCTACTCGTGTTCAACAGCCACCTGCTGTCAGTTACGACAGGCAAACGACGCCTCCAGCATCAGTACCCCAGCCAGCAACACCAGCAGTACCAACACCAGTACCACTAAAAACAGAGTCGGCAGCAAGGAATGGAAATGGCTTAAATGGAAATGGGGTACAAACTTTGCCTCCA